TGAGCTATAGCAGTTAAAACAGAACCTAAAACAACTCCCTGAATTGCCCTGTAGCTTTTGGATATTAAAAAATTTTTATCCTTATCAGGCAGAGGAATTATGTTGTATATACGATTATAAAGGGCATCTCCATCTTTAAACAAAAAGAATATAGAAATAATCATCATAACAATACCTATAATCAGGAGAGTTACGTTCAGAAACAATCCTTTTCCCTGCTCAATAATAAAGGAAACAAACTGGTTGATAATATTTCTTAATGCATCGCTAAAATCAACATTAATGTTAAGCGATTTAAGAGCATCCATTACTATACGGTAGGCATGGGAAATTATGGGAATTTCTTTTACTATCTCATCAATATTTTTATATTTTGATATAAACTCTATAGCTTTAGGATAAATAGTAATAATCTGGTCAACAAAAAAGGCTATCAGAACAATTGATGGAATAATAATAAAAATTAGGATTATAATTGTCATTAAAAGGGATGCAACAGTTTCACTTTTTAACTTATTTTTCAGTTTTATGTATGGGTTATAAAAGATAATAGTGATAAGAATAGACAGAATGATAACTTTTAAAAAAGGTTCAAAAAGAAGATATCCTAAAAAAAGTAAAAAAGATAGGAAACCAAAAAAGAAAAAGTTTCCTATCTGCTCATACGAGTTCAACTATCCTTAATTATTCTTCTCCTTTCTTAAGTGCACCAGCAACGAAAGCAAGAATTGCAGTTAAAATTGCAAAAGCTGTCATGATAATAAAAGCCAACCATGTTTCCATTTTAGCTCCTCCAGATATGATTTTATATCTTATATGCCCGAGTTAGTTATTTACTCTATATTATTTTTTGCATATCAGTCAAGTTTAACTTTCCAATATCTTTAATGCTTCATCAACAGTTGCATTTTCATGAACTATTTTGGAAAGTGCTTTTGTGATTTTCGCTACATCATCATGCTGGAATACATTTCTTCCCACAGATAATCCTGCACATCCTGCAACAACAACGGCATCATAAATCATCTGGAGAAGTTCCCTGTCTGAGTTTACTTTTGGGCCTCCTGCAATAACAACAGGAACAGGACATCCCTCAACAACTTTTCTGAAGCTTTCTGGGTCTCCGGTATATGGAACTTTTACGATATCTGCTCCCAGCTCTGCTCCAAGTCTTGCTATATGTGCTATTGCATCTGGGTCAAATGGATTTTTAACCTCTGGTCCCCTGTAATAAAGCATTGCAACCAGAGGCATCTGCCATTCAAGGCAGGCTTTAGAAACAGCCCCAAAATCTTTTAACATCTGTTTTTCATCTTCTGCACCGATATTCACATGTATAGAAACCCCGTCTGCACCTAATTTTATAGCCTCTTCCACTGTGCAGACAAGGACTTTATCATTTTTACGGAGGGAAAGGTCTGTTGATGCTGACATATGGATTATAAGTCCAACATCTTTTCCTTTTCCTCTGTGTCCCTGTTCAACAATACCTTTATGTAAAATTATCGCGTTTGCTCCGCCTTCTGCTATTTTTTCAACAGTTTCTTTTATATTTATTAATCCTTTCATTGGTCCTGAACTAACTCCATGGTCCATAGGAACAATAACAGTTTTCCCTGTGTCCCTGTTCATTATTCTTTCCAGTCTGACCCTTTTACCGATACCCAATTTTTCCCTCCTGAACACTTTTATATAATTTTACCTAAAATAAATCCTAAAATAAAAGCAATTATCACGGCAATTATCAGTTTTGTGTTATCTCCAGATGGTTTCTGGCCTGAATAACCACCAGTTTTTCTTTCTCTCATGTAATCTCTGTCATACAGTCCCATTACTCAACACCTTCCTGTTTAACTGTGATATTTTCTTTATTTTTCATCACTTCAAGTTCTATTTTAAGTTCTTCTATCTTTTTATCTTTTTCTTCAAGCTGTTGTTTGCATTTTGCCAGTTCCTTTTCTGCACTTTTTAGATTTCTGCTTAACTTCATTTTGTCTATCTTGTAAGCTATCCAGTCTGTAATGGCAAAAATGATGATTAATGCTGCTCCAATTATAATACTGGCAATTATTATAAGAGCCAGAGGTATTTCAGGTGTCTGAAGGGTCGGAAGTATCTTAACAGACACATTTGGGGATGTGTTCATAGAGACGAAATAGGCTACTGCCAATAGAATGATAAGCCATAGTATTAATTTAATCTTGTTCCACATTGTTTATTCTCCTTTTAACTGCTCAATAGCATTTTTTAATTTGTTATAAATATCTCTTAAATCCTGTGAAATAACTTTAACTTCTCCAATAACAGGCATAAAGTTTGTATCCCCATTCCATCTTGGAACTATATGATTATGCAAATGGTCTTCCAGTCCAGCACCGGCAACTCTACCAAGATTATATCCCAGATTAAATCCATGGGGGTTTAAGGCTTTTTGTAAAGCTTTTATGCCAAGTTGGGTAAGCTGTGATATCTCACAAAGGGTTTCTTTGTCAAGGGCTGTGTAATCCCCTATATGTTCATAAGGAGCAACCATTAGATGACCAGCGTTATACGGATAAAGGTTCATTATGATGAATGCTTTTTTCCCTCGATATAAAACCAGTCTTTTTTCATCTTCTTCCGGATTTTTTGCAGCGGCACATAAAAAACATTCCTCCATTTTATCGTAGGTTTCTATATATTGACTTCTCCACGGAGAATAAAGCTTTTCCATATTTCCTCCTATCCATATTTCCTCCTAAAAACCACTTTTTATTTATTATAAATCAATAAAAACTTTTGAAATTTAAAAGTCTAAAAGCTCCTGATTTATTTGGAATATCGGCTTGATATTAAACTTTTATCTCCAAAGATTTACATTATTCGTTTTTGGATTATAATAATTTAAAAACGAATTTTAGTATGTCTGTCTTGGGTCAACATCAATAATCAGTTTTATGCTTTTTTTACCGCACAGGTTATACAGCTCTTTTAATTTTTCCTTTTCTTTAAAATTTCTCAACAAGATTTGAAATCTGTTTTTTTCTCTGACTTTTGAAAAAATAGCAAAAAAAGGTCCTTCATACTCAATTGAGCTTATTTTTTCTTTTTTAATCCATTCCTGAAAAATCTGTTTTACCTTATCCAGCTCCAGACCTTTTTTCTCAAATGTAAGCAGTATCAGCTTACTATAAGGTGGCATACCAGTTAGTTTTCTATTTTCCAGTTCGTATCTGTAAAAAATAGAAAAGTCTCTTTTATCAAGAGACTGGAAAGCTATATGCTCAGGATGATTTGTAAAAATAATATATTTAGAAGATGCTTTAAAATAAGGTAAAGCAATACTCCTGAAAAAACTCTCTTCCCCTCTGAAATCTGGAATATTCAGGAAAAAATCAGGATAAATATTAATTACCCTGTCATAAATTCCAAAAATAAAATCCCTTGAGTTTACCGATGTTGTGATGGTTATACTGGCATTTTTCTCAGGGTCTATAGAAACATTATCTCCAAATTTTTCCCTTAAAATTTTCTCAACTTTTTCAATACCAAATCCAATCTCTTCCAGCTTATGCTCACATTCAGGACAGGTTTTTATGTAAGGATATTTTTTTTCGCATATCTCACACTGGAGATATTTTTGCTCTGCTGTTGAATGGATTTTTAAAGGAATATCACATCTTTCACATTTAATTTCTTCCTCACATACAGGACAGTATAAAAATGAGGCATACCCTTTTCTGTTAACTATTATCAGGTTTTTTTCTTCAGGTTTAATAACTTTTGTCAGCTCTTTTTTCAGCTCTTTATATGAAAAACCCTTAAGCGTAATTTCCGGCTTTTTATTAAAATCCTTGAATATATCCTTTCTGGACAGGGATTTTGCTTTTTTTGTGTAAAGCATATATATGCTTTCTACCGACGGAACTGTAGAGGCATAAATCAAAAAAATATCTTTTTTTACCTTAAATATCTCAAATGCCACTCTCCTTGCATCAAATCTGGGGCTTCTGTCTGCCTTATATGCCTGTGAGTATTCTTCCTCAATTATGAGTGTTTTTAGATTTTTTATAGGTATAAATAAAGCACTATAAGTGCCTAAGACTATTTTTTTAGACGTTTCTTTCAAGCTAAACCAGATTTTAATCTTTTCTTTCTCAGGAATTGCATCATGATAAACAAAAATCCTTTCGCCGAATATTTTTTTAAATTCTGGGTAAATTTTCTGTATAGTGGCAATATTAGGAAGAATTATAAGCAGACTTTCCCCATTTTTTATAGCTGATAATCCCAGTTTTATATATTGTTTTAGCCTATTTTGTGCTATCTGGTTTTTATAAAGATATATTCCGGATTTCAGATTAATGGACTGATATTTTATTTCCGGTTGTTTAACAGATTTTTCTTCTCTGAATATAAATCTTTCTTCCTGAATAAGTCCTTTTTTAATTAATGTTTTAAGGGTATTCAGTGAAAATCCTGCTTCTTTAATTTGATTTTTATCTACTTCCCCTTTTTCCAGTATAAATTCAAGGAGTTTTCTGGCTTTTTCTGATAAACGGGGGATATCTGAAAGGGTTACAACTGCCGGACGGTATATCTTTTCTTCTGATATACCTTTTATCCAGTTTCCTGTTTTTCTGTTTAGTTTCCATCTCAAGCCTTCGGGCATTGCATAATAGGTTGTTATTCCAATGGGAGATACATAATACTCTGAGATATTTTTCAGGATTTGAATGTAATCCTCAGACCATACAGGTTTTTTGTCGGGTATTTGATATATCTCTCTGATTGATTTAAGGTCTTTGTTTTGCGCAAAGCCTGTTATAATTCCTGTCAGCCCTAAGCTCCTAAAAGGAACAAGAACCCTTCTGCCTATTAACTCTTTGTTTTCAAGCTGGTTTATATAGGAAACAGGAATTTTGTATGTAAATGTCATAAAAAGGGCTACAGGAAGGGCAACATCTACGTAAATATATCCTTTGTCATCGGCTTTCACTATAATTCTTCAATTGTAAAGTTATCATTGGTATAAATACATATTTCTGAGGCAATTTTCATCGCCTGTTCAACAATCTCTCTGGCAGACATATCTGTATTTCTATAAAGGGCAAGTGCTGCAGACCTTGCAAAATCTCCACCTGAACCTGTAGCAAGGACAGGCTCATCAGGTTCAATAACATCTCCATTACCGGAAATCAAAAACATATTATTTTTATCTGCAGCAAGTAAAACAGCTTCCAGTCTCCTTAAAAATTTATCTGTCCTCCAGTCTTTTGCAAGTTCAACAGCAGCTTTTAAGAGGTTTCCTCTGTATTTATTCAGTTTTTCTTCCAGTCTTTCCATAAGTGCCAGTCCGTCAGCTGCAGCTCCTGCAAAACCAACAACCACTTTGCCTTCCATCAGTTTTCTAACTTTTTTGGCAGAGGCTTTCATAACACTATGACCAAGGGTGACCTGTCCATCTCCGGCCATTACAGTTTTTCCGTCTTTTCTGACCACCAGTATTGTTGTGCTTCTACTTTTTTGCATATTTTTCCCCTACTATCTGTTTAGGGTCATATAGGAAAATTCTTTTTGCAAATAGAAATCTTTTTTCATAGTAAGGTTTATGAATGCTGCTTATTATAATTCTTTTTCCTTTAGATGATGCGTGTATCATCTTCCCATCCCCGACATATATTCCAACGTGGGATGGATATCTGGCATAGGTCTGGAAAAATAAAAGGTCTCCAGGTTTAAGGTCTTCTTTGTTTACAAAGACACCATATTGAGCCTGTGCTCTTGCTGTTCTTGGAAGGTTTATACCGGCCATTGCATAAACTTTCTGAACAAATGCCGAGCAGTCCATCCCCCATATAGAC
This genomic window from Persephonella sp. IF05-L8 contains:
- a CDS encoding AI-2E family transporter, producing MNSYEQIGNFFFFGFLSFLLFLGYLLFEPFLKVIILSILITIIFYNPYIKLKNKLKSETVASLLMTIIILIFIIIPSIVLIAFFVDQIITIYPKAIEFISKYKNIDEIVKEIPIISHAYRIVMDALKSLNINVDFSDALRNIINQFVSFIIEQGKGLFLNVTLLIIGIVMMIISIFFLFKDGDALYNRIYNIIPLPDKDKNFLISKSYRAIQGVVLGSVLTAIAQGILSFIGYFALGLEMSYFWAFITFLAAFIPIGGASLVWVPVAIYTLFSKGFITAFLFALYGTFVISTIDNIIKPVVIGDKTNIHPMILVFAILGGLKLFGFIGLFLAPIIVVMIDNMLLLFREKYITGK
- a CDS encoding 2-amino-3,7-dideoxy-D-threo-hept-6-ulosonate synthase; this encodes MGIGKRVRLERIMNRDTGKTVIVPMDHGVSSGPMKGLINIKETVEKIAEGGANAIILHKGIVEQGHRGKGKDVGLIIHMSASTDLSLRKNDKVLVCTVEEAIKLGADGVSIHVNIGAEDEKQMLKDFGAVSKACLEWQMPLVAMLYYRGPEVKNPFDPDAIAHIARLGAELGADIVKVPYTGDPESFRKVVEGCPVPVVIAGGPKVNSDRELLQMIYDAVVVAGCAGLSVGRNVFQHDDVAKITKALSKIVHENATVDEALKILES
- a CDS encoding lipopolysaccharide assembly protein LapA domain-containing protein encodes the protein MWNKIKLILWLIILLAVAYFVSMNTSPNVSVKILPTLQTPEIPLALIIIASIIIGAALIIIFAITDWIAYKIDKMKLSRNLKSAEKELAKCKQQLEEKDKKIEELKIELEVMKNKENITVKQEGVE
- a CDS encoding HIT domain-containing protein codes for the protein MEKLYSPWRSQYIETYDKMEECFLCAAAKNPEEDEKRLVLYRGKKAFIIMNLYPYNAGHLMVAPYEHIGDYTALDKETLCEISQLTQLGIKALQKALNPHGFNLGYNLGRVAGAGLEDHLHNHIVPRWNGDTNFMPVIGEVKVISQDLRDIYNKLKNAIEQLKGE
- the hslV gene encoding ATP-dependent protease subunit HslV gives rise to the protein MQKSRSTTILVVRKDGKTVMAGDGQVTLGHSVMKASAKKVRKLMEGKVVVGFAGAAADGLALMERLEEKLNKYRGNLLKAAVELAKDWRTDKFLRRLEAVLLAADKNNMFLISGNGDVIEPDEPVLATGSGGDFARSAALALYRNTDMSAREIVEQAMKIASEICIYTNDNFTIEEL
- a CDS encoding C40 family peptidase translates to MKRLLAAAGVFLSATAFALDLNNSNIPEYSYAKERYKAVMLDDGIPAPKFQESIVEFAIGLLGIQYRFGGQSIWGMDCSAFVQKVYAMAGINLPRTARAQAQYGVFVNKEDLKPGDLLFFQTYARYPSHVGIYVGDGKMIHASSKGKRIIISSIHKPYYEKRFLFAKRIFLYDPKQIVGEKYAKK